One region of Rattus norvegicus strain BN/NHsdMcwi chromosome 13, GRCr8, whole genome shotgun sequence genomic DNA includes:
- the Fmol gene encoding flavin-containing monooxygenase 5 codes for MGVKKVAVIGAGVSGLGAIKCCLDEGLEPTCFEKRSDIGGLWKYEEISKSGNLGIYKSLTCNTSKEMTAFSDYPIPDHYPNYMHNSKMMEYLRMYARHFGLLKHIQFQTKVCSIKKRPDFSSSGQWDVVVETGETQKTYIFDGIMVCSGHYTEKHFPLQDFEGISKFQGSCLHSWEYKHPNSFSGKRVVVIGIGNSGADVAGEISRVADQVFLSTRRGAWVWSRVWDHGNPMDASLFTRYNRAVQKFCPRYLINRQMEKKLNARFNHANFGLLPQHRILDHRTVFSDDLPSHIITGKVKIKTNVKTFTSTSAVFEDGTEENIDVVIFATGYKLAFPFLSDDSGILDSQYSMFKYVFPPELEKPTLAFIGIVQPAGAIIPTSELQSRWVVRVFTGLQKLPPKKAMMADIYRKHQADKDAIKNLKDSSRRVQFIDYMDEIASEIGVKPNLLSLLLWDTKLAKEIFYGPCTSYQYRLQGPGKWAGARAAILTQRERILKPLRTRVVKHSRASLSHLFWVKSVCVVSFFFISVLVIMHLTSV; via the exons ATGGGGGTAAAAAAAGTAGCAGTGATTGGTGCAGGGGTCAGTGGATTGGGCGCCATTAAGTGCTGTCTGGATGAGGGACTGGAACCTACATGTTTTGAGAAGAGGAGTGACATTGGAGGACTGTGGAaatatgag GAAATATCAAAAAGTGGAAATCTTGGGATATACAAATCTTTAACCTGCAATACATCCAAGGAGATGACAGCCTTCAGCGACTATCCCATCCCTGACCATTACCCCAACTACATGCACAACTCCAAAATGATGGAGTATCTCAGGATGTATGCCAGGCACTTCGGGCTCCTGAAACACATCCAGTTCCAG ACAAAGGTGTGCAGTATAAAGAAACGCCCTGATTTTTCATCTTCTGGTCAATGGGACGTGGTGGTAGAGACTGGGGAGACGCAGAAAACCTACATTTTTGATGGGATAATGGTTTGCAGTGGTCACTACACTGAGAAGCACTTTCCTTTACAAGACTTTGAAG GAATCAGCAAGTTCCAAGGCAGCTGCCTCCACAGCTGGGAGTACAAACACCCAAACTCTTTTTCGGGTAAGAGAGTGGTCGTGATTGGCATTGGGAATTCTGGAGCAGACGTGGCAGGCGAGATCAGCAGGGTCGCTGACCAG GTTTTCCTCAGCACAAGACGAGGGGCATGGGTATGGAGTCGAGTTTGGGATCATGGGAACCCCATGGACGCCTCACTCTTCACACGTTATAATAGAGCTGTCCAAAAGTTCTGCCCCAGATACCTGATCAACAGACAGATGGAGAAAAAGTTAAATGCAAGGTTTAACCACGCCAATTTCGGGCTGCTGCCCCAGCACAG AATTCTTGACCACCGAACAGTTTTCAGTGATGACCTGCCAAGTCACATCATTACTGGAAaagtaaagataaaaacaaatgttaaaaCGTTCACTTCAACATCAGCCGTCTTTGAGGATGGAACCGAGGAGAACATAGACGTTGTCATCTTTGCCACAGGCTATAAGTTGGCATTCCCTTTCTTGAGTGATGACTCAGGAATACTAGACAGCCAGTACTCCATGTTTAAATATGTCTTCCCTCCTGAGCTAGAGAAACCAACTCTAGCTTTCATTGGAATCGTACAGCCAGCAGGAGCCATCATCCCCACGTCTGAGCTCCAAAGCCGATGGGTTGTGCGTGTGTTCACAG GACTCCAAAAGTTACCCCCAAAGAAAGCCATGATGGCCGACATCTACAGAAAGCATCAAGCAGACAAAGA CGCTATTAAAAATCTCAAAGACTCTAGCCGCCGAGTACAGTTCATCGACTACATGGATgaaattgcttctgagataggtGTCAAACCTAATttactctctcttctcctctgggATACAAAGCTGGCCAAGGAAATCTTCTATGGTCCTTGCACCTCCTACCAGTACCGTCTACAGGGGCCAGGAAAATGGGCTGGGGCTCGGGCTGCCATCCTCACTCAGAGAGAACGGATACTCAAGCCCCTGAGAACCCGTGTGGTCAAACACTCTCGGGCCTCCCTCTCTCATCTGTTCTGGGTCAAAAGTGTTTGTGTTGtcagttttttctttatttccgtATTAGTTATCATGCATCTCACAAGTGTGTAA